A genome region from Pseudomonas anguilliseptica includes the following:
- a CDS encoding phage infection protein gives MNKYLIASLLAASLTSNVFAADGAERTLSNRIAADGFDRTSINRIAEDGADRIGGNRIAADGADRTGANRIAADGFDRTSINRIAADGADHTGGNRVAADGADRTGGNRVAADGADRTGGNRVAADGADRTSINRIAADGADRTGGNRIAADGADRTGINRIA, from the coding sequence ATGAACAAGTACCTGATCGCTTCCCTGCTTGCCGCCAGCCTGACCAGCAACGTTTTCGCCGCTGACGGTGCTGAACGTACCCTGAGCAACCGTATCGCCGCTGATGGCTTTGACCGCACCAGCATCAACCGCATCGCCGAAGACGGTGCAGATCGTATTGGTGGTAACCGTATCGCTGCTGACGGCGCTGACCGTACTGGCGCTAACCGCATCGCTGCCGACGGCTTCGACCGTACCAGCATCAACCGTATCGCTGCCGATGGCGCTGACCACACTGGTGGTAACCGTGTAGCTGCTGACGGCGCTGACCGCACTGGCGGCAACCGCGTAGCCGCTGATGGTGCCGACCGCACTGGCGGCAACCGTGTAGCTGCTGACGGCGCTGACCGTACCAGCATCAACCGTATCGCTGCCGATGGCGCTGACCGTACTGGTGGCAACCGCATCGCTGCTGATGGTGCTGATCGCACGGGCATCAACCGCATCGCCTGA
- a CDS encoding class I SAM-dependent rRNA methyltransferase: protein MPSLDQALRAALHNRHDLLAELHQQGTDCYRLFHGSQEGAGGLTIDRYGPQLLVQSFHQSLSRDELLQLAEQCQVSLGPPLLLVYNDRSQGNSRIDRTDSVYQAEPSALEDLIGHEWGLNYRVRGRHAGQDPLLFLDLRNARGWVKTHSADKSVLNLFAYTCGVGLSAAAGGAREVVNLDFAEGNLAVARENGQLNPQLQAMQFVQSDYFPAIRQLAGLPINARRGQKLPHYPRLEQRQFDLVLLDPPAWAKSAFGTVDLLRDYQSLLKPAILATADDGVLICCNNLAKIAMADWREQMLRCAEKLGRPVRDWQVLPPASDFPSQDGQPPLKTLILQF, encoded by the coding sequence ATGCCCTCTCTCGATCAGGCGCTGCGCGCCGCCCTGCATAACCGTCACGACCTGCTGGCTGAACTGCATCAGCAAGGCACTGACTGCTACCGCCTGTTCCATGGCAGCCAGGAAGGTGCCGGCGGCTTGACCATCGACCGTTACGGTCCGCAATTGCTGGTACAGAGCTTCCACCAGAGCCTGAGTCGCGACGAACTGCTGCAACTGGCTGAGCAATGCCAGGTCAGCCTCGGCCCCCCACTGCTGCTGGTCTACAACGACCGGTCCCAGGGTAACTCGCGAATCGACCGCACTGATTCGGTCTATCAGGCAGAGCCTAGCGCACTGGAAGACCTGATCGGCCATGAATGGGGGCTCAACTACCGCGTCCGTGGCCGCCATGCAGGGCAAGATCCATTGCTGTTTCTCGACCTGCGCAACGCACGCGGCTGGGTCAAAACGCACAGCGCTGACAAGTCAGTGCTTAACCTGTTCGCCTACACCTGCGGTGTCGGTTTGAGCGCAGCCGCTGGGGGAGCCCGCGAAGTCGTCAATCTGGATTTTGCCGAAGGCAATCTGGCGGTAGCCCGCGAAAATGGCCAGCTCAACCCACAGCTGCAAGCCATGCAGTTTGTGCAGTCGGACTACTTCCCAGCGATTCGCCAACTGGCCGGTCTGCCGATCAACGCCCGTCGCGGGCAGAAGCTGCCGCATTACCCGCGCCTTGAACAGCGTCAGTTCGACCTGGTGCTGCTCGACCCGCCCGCGTGGGCCAAGAGCGCTTTCGGCACTGTCGATCTGCTGCGCGATTATCAGAGCCTGCTCAAACCTGCGATTCTCGCCACCGCCGATGATGGTGTGCTGATCTGCTGCAACAACCTGGCAAAAATCGCCATGGCCGATTGGCGCGAACAGATGCTGCGCTGCGCGGAAAAGCTCGGCCGCCCGGTACGTGACTGGCAGGTGCTGCCACCGGCCAGCGACTTCCCCTCACAGGATGGCCAACCGCCGCTGAAAACCCTGATCCTGCAGTTCTGA
- a CDS encoding DUF748 domain-containing protein has protein sequence MLKGIKRAASAIAIAVALYSLLGFLILPGIGLRIANQQLAHYAEVPATLQRLQLNPFSLELSLWGLQIGEADQQQIAFERLYANLQLDSLWSGVLHLADIELDKPHSEVLFGKDGRLNLTQLFKVPPSPQSEVEEPAGEPFPLRISRIKLSGGNVHFEDLRPSEPIEFVYDDLNFELHNLSTLPDDNADMSLVATGPRGGRIDWTGRISLVPISSSGSLKVTDGKLKAIWPYVRDAVPLVLEDGTVNLSSDYSLNLAKGTELLLSNTQLSVSSFAIKSPSDKALLHLERLDISETSVDLAKQQIIVGKIRSQKLETWAAREADGQLDWQKLLASQPAKPAPAPAPAPNEGGAGSSATEAEPAKEPAAPATAEQSANLETSTAGQPEEPSKPWQVILRDVQLRDYQVHLADHAGGAEVKIDLAPLNLDLSDFDSLGTSPFTLKLDTGVNKSGQIKTAGQVQLTPTTAKLQVATRDIDLRLAQTYLSPFVRLELRSGKLGSDLTVDLQSVEPLTFSVGGQAEINQLHTLDTLKDRDFLKWQQVLIEGLDYQHGKGLAIGQVKLQQPYVRFIINEDLTTNINDLLVSQPASTTPAKAPAEKPLPIRIGGISIKDGSANFADFSLTPNFATAIQQLNGQIGTLDNQSPKAASVDIKGKVDKYAPVSIKGKLTPFDPLNSLDIATSFKNVELTTLTPYSGKFAGFRIRKGRLNLDLHYQIEKGQLNAENKLLLEDLQLGEKVDSKDAMDLPIRLAVALLKDTQGNIEIQLPVQGNLNSPEFSVMPIVWQTLRNLVLRAAQAPFKFIGGLVSGGSDVDLSTVRFSAGGSELDGDAQKALDTLASALKERPTLRLEIEGMSAASSDGAPLAAARLEREYQNTWYKMLQRRGDDVPAEASELVVDDDDKAVLLEGIYRTRLKQQPPAEWAELPDEERSAKMRDGVLQSWAQSELLQRQLAQARAAEIKSYLVERGGLADERIYLLDVNIAQADADGRVATTLHLGSE, from the coding sequence ATGCTTAAAGGAATAAAGCGCGCTGCCAGCGCCATTGCCATCGCCGTTGCCCTCTACAGCCTGCTGGGGTTTCTGATTCTGCCCGGTATCGGCCTGCGCATCGCCAACCAGCAGCTGGCGCACTACGCCGAAGTACCCGCCACACTGCAGCGCCTGCAACTCAACCCGTTCAGTCTGGAGCTCAGCCTCTGGGGCCTGCAGATTGGCGAAGCCGACCAGCAGCAAATCGCATTCGAACGCCTGTATGCCAACCTGCAACTCGACAGCCTGTGGAGCGGCGTGTTGCACCTAGCTGATATCGAGTTGGACAAGCCGCACAGCGAAGTGCTGTTCGGTAAGGACGGTCGGCTTAACCTGACCCAACTGTTCAAAGTTCCGCCCAGCCCGCAATCTGAGGTCGAAGAACCTGCCGGCGAGCCGTTCCCGCTGCGTATTTCGCGGATCAAGCTGAGTGGCGGCAACGTGCACTTTGAGGACTTGCGCCCCAGCGAGCCGATCGAGTTTGTTTACGACGATCTCAATTTCGAACTGCACAACCTCAGCACTCTACCTGACGACAATGCCGACATGAGCCTGGTCGCCACCGGCCCCCGGGGCGGCCGCATCGACTGGACCGGGCGTATCAGCTTGGTGCCGATCAGCTCCAGCGGCAGCCTGAAAGTCACTGACGGCAAACTTAAAGCCATCTGGCCCTATGTACGCGATGCGGTGCCGCTGGTTCTGGAGGACGGCACCGTAAACCTGAGCAGCGACTACAGCCTGAATCTGGCCAAAGGCACCGAACTGCTGTTGAGCAACACTCAGCTCAGCGTCAGCAGCTTTGCCATCAAGAGCCCCTCGGACAAAGCGTTGCTGCACTTGGAAAGGCTGGATATCAGCGAAACCAGCGTAGACCTGGCCAAGCAGCAGATCATCGTCGGCAAGATTCGGAGTCAGAAGCTGGAAACCTGGGCCGCACGCGAGGCCGATGGCCAGCTCGACTGGCAGAAACTGCTGGCCAGCCAACCCGCCAAACCGGCTCCAGCTCCAGCTCCAGCTCCAAATGAGGGTGGCGCTGGCTCTTCGGCAACAGAAGCCGAACCGGCAAAAGAGCCAGCCGCACCGGCCACCGCAGAGCAATCCGCCAACCTGGAAACCAGCACTGCAGGCCAGCCGGAAGAGCCCAGCAAACCCTGGCAGGTGATTCTGCGTGACGTGCAATTGCGCGACTATCAGGTGCATCTGGCCGACCACGCTGGCGGTGCGGAAGTCAAAATCGATCTGGCACCGCTTAATCTCGACCTAAGCGACTTCGACAGCCTGGGCACCTCGCCCTTCACTCTCAAGCTCGACACCGGGGTAAACAAGAGCGGGCAGATCAAGACCGCCGGCCAGGTGCAACTGACCCCCACCACCGCCAAGCTGCAGGTCGCCACCCGCGATATCGACCTGCGCCTGGCGCAGACCTATCTGAGCCCCTTCGTGCGCCTGGAACTGCGCAGCGGCAAGCTGGGTAGCGATCTGACGGTGGATCTGCAGAGCGTCGAGCCGCTGACCTTCAGCGTTGGCGGGCAGGCCGAGATCAACCAGCTGCATACCCTCGACACGCTCAAAGACCGCGACTTCCTCAAATGGCAGCAAGTGTTGATTGAAGGGCTCGACTACCAACACGGCAAGGGCCTAGCGATCGGCCAGGTCAAACTACAGCAGCCCTATGTGCGCTTTATCATCAACGAAGACCTGACCACCAATATCAACGACCTGCTGGTGTCCCAACCGGCCAGCACCACGCCCGCCAAAGCGCCGGCCGAAAAGCCGCTGCCGATCCGTATCGGCGGCATCAGCATCAAGGATGGTTCGGCCAACTTCGCCGACTTCAGCCTGACGCCCAACTTCGCTACCGCCATCCAGCAACTCAACGGCCAGATCGGCACGCTGGATAACCAGAGCCCGAAAGCCGCCAGCGTGGATATCAAGGGCAAGGTCGACAAGTACGCCCCGGTCAGTATCAAGGGCAAGCTCACCCCCTTCGACCCGCTGAACAGCCTGGATATTGCCACCAGCTTCAAGAACGTCGAGCTGACCACACTCACGCCCTACTCCGGCAAGTTCGCCGGTTTCCGCATCCGCAAGGGCCGCCTCAACCTCGACCTGCATTACCAGATCGAGAAAGGCCAGCTCAACGCCGAGAACAAACTGCTACTGGAAGACCTGCAGCTGGGAGAGAAAGTCGACAGCAAGGACGCTATGGACCTGCCAATCCGTCTGGCTGTAGCCCTGCTCAAAGACACCCAAGGCAATATAGAAATCCAGCTACCGGTGCAGGGCAACCTCAACAGCCCGGAATTCAGCGTAATGCCGATCGTCTGGCAAACCCTGCGCAATCTGGTGCTGCGCGCGGCCCAGGCACCGTTCAAGTTTATCGGCGGACTGGTCAGTGGTGGCAGCGATGTCGACCTCAGCACCGTACGTTTCTCGGCCGGCGGCAGCGAGCTCGACGGCGACGCGCAGAAAGCGCTGGACACCCTGGCCAGCGCCTTGAAGGAACGTCCGACCCTGCGACTGGAGATCGAGGGCATGAGCGCTGCAAGCAGCGACGGCGCGCCACTCGCGGCGGCGCGCCTGGAGCGCGAATACCAGAACACTTGGTACAAGATGCTGCAACGCCGTGGCGATGATGTACCCGCCGAGGCCAGTGAATTGGTCGTGGATGATGACGACAAGGCCGTACTGCTCGAAGGCATCTACCGCACCCGCCTCAAGCAGCAGCCACCAGCCGAGTGGGCCGAACTGCCCGACGAGGAACGCAGCGCGAAGATGCGCGATGGAGTGCTGCAATCCTGGGCGCAAAGTGAACTGCTACAGCGTCAGCTGGCTCAGGCGCGGGCGGCAGAAATAAAGAGTTATCTGGTCGAGCGCGGCGGCCTGGCCGACGAACGTATTTACCTGCTGGATGTCAATATTGCACAGGCTGACGCCGATGGCCGCGTCGCCACCACCCTGCACCTCGGTAGCGAGTAA
- a CDS encoding DUF2845 domain-containing protein: MRAFATILILACAGASSLAQAETLRCGSQLVSLDDRRFEVLQKCGEPAFRDLVGYSLGPNERREYQIEEWVYGPDNGMLSILTFEGTRLRAIERRRSR; the protein is encoded by the coding sequence ATGCGTGCTTTCGCCACAATTCTGATCCTTGCCTGCGCCGGCGCATCGTCGCTGGCCCAGGCCGAAACGCTGCGCTGCGGCAGCCAACTGGTCAGCCTGGATGATCGGCGTTTCGAGGTGCTGCAGAAATGCGGCGAACCGGCTTTTCGCGACCTGGTCGGCTACTCACTCGGGCCAAACGAGCGCCGCGAATACCAGATCGAGGAATGGGTCTACGGCCCCGATAACGGCATGCTCAGTATTCTCACCTTCGAAGGCACGCGCCTGCGCGCCATCGAACGCCGTCGTAGCCGCTAA
- a CDS encoding DUF2845 domain-containing protein — translation MKALISALLLLVPFCAQASSTLRCDSGLVSLDDTTSEVSSKCGEPLSSDFLGYREVLDEYGFYHEVAVEEWSYGPRNGMYQFLRFQGNRLIKIESKRGN, via the coding sequence ATGAAAGCCTTGATCAGCGCCCTGCTATTACTTGTGCCCTTCTGTGCACAGGCCTCATCGACTCTGCGTTGCGACAGCGGGCTGGTCAGCCTTGATGACACCACCAGCGAAGTCAGCAGCAAATGCGGCGAACCACTGAGCAGTGACTTTCTCGGCTACCGCGAAGTGCTGGATGAATACGGTTTCTACCATGAAGTCGCGGTCGAAGAATGGTCCTATGGACCACGCAACGGCATGTACCAATTTCTGCGTTTTCAAGGCAACCGACTGATCAAGATCGAAAGCAAACGCGGCAACTAG
- a CDS encoding DUF2845 domain-containing protein, protein MQRIALSLTLLALATSAQASTLRCEKGIASTGDRTTEVASKCGEPIARDMLGYTLDAHGNNEFLVEERVYGPRNGMNYYLRFEGGRLKSVESKRGS, encoded by the coding sequence ATGCAACGGATAGCACTCAGCCTCACCCTGCTCGCGCTGGCAACCAGTGCCCAAGCCAGCACCCTGCGCTGCGAGAAAGGCATCGCCAGCACCGGCGACCGCACCACAGAGGTCGCCAGCAAATGTGGCGAACCGATTGCCCGCGATATGCTGGGTTACACCCTGGATGCCCACGGCAATAACGAGTTCCTCGTCGAAGAGCGGGTCTATGGCCCGCGTAATGGTATGAATTACTACCTGCGATTCGAAGGCGGTCGCTTGAAGAGCGTGGAAAGTAAACGCGGCAGCTGA
- a CDS encoding CsbD family protein — MNADVIKGKWKQISGRIKERWGNLTDDDLDVAEGHSEYLAGKLQERYGWTKEKAQNELRDFSSKL; from the coding sequence ATGAATGCTGACGTAATCAAAGGCAAGTGGAAGCAAATCAGTGGCCGCATCAAGGAGCGTTGGGGCAACCTGACCGATGATGACCTGGACGTCGCCGAAGGCCATAGCGAGTACCTGGCCGGCAAGCTGCAAGAGCGTTACGGTTGGACCAAGGAAAAGGCTCAGAACGAGCTGCGGGATTTCAGCAGCAAGCTGTAA
- a CDS encoding BON domain-containing protein: protein MKKPIKHFAVTAMTATALGLLLAGPVMAADTPAVQPTLLAASETMDKAEDAVSDTWITSKVKSTFLADSSLSGIDIKVETNKGVVTLSGVVASSAERDLAIAKAGEIKGVSAVSAEALKTAQ from the coding sequence ATGAAAAAGCCAATCAAGCATTTCGCAGTAACCGCCATGACCGCCACCGCGCTGGGTCTGTTGCTCGCCGGGCCGGTTATGGCTGCGGACACCCCGGCCGTGCAGCCAACCCTACTGGCCGCTAGTGAGACGATGGATAAAGCAGAAGATGCGGTTTCCGACACCTGGATCACCAGCAAGGTGAAGTCGACTTTTCTGGCCGACAGCAGCTTGAGCGGTATCGACATCAAGGTCGAAACCAATAAGGGCGTTGTCACGCTTTCCGGGGTTGTTGCCAGCTCAGCCGAACGTGATCTGGCCATTGCCAAGGCAGGCGAGATCAAAGGTGTCAGTGCTGTATCCGCCGAAGCGCTGAAAACCGCTCAGTAA
- the tnpB gene encoding IS66 family insertion sequence element accessory protein TnpB (TnpB, as the term is used for proteins encoded by IS66 family insertion elements, is considered an accessory protein, since TnpC, encoded by a neighboring gene, is a DDE family transposase.), whose amino-acid sequence MLSSNFFLEPAVMMRPDAKVEKVYLYPKPVDFRKSIDGLAALVELDIKVAVFDPVLFVFLNRARSRVKILYWERNGFCLWLKRLEAERFKSHPEPGEDAIVLTAQELNWLLDGIDLWRNRPHQVLTPRFVT is encoded by the coding sequence ATGCTGAGCTCCAATTTCTTTCTGGAGCCAGCCGTCATGATGCGCCCCGACGCCAAAGTCGAAAAAGTCTATCTATACCCCAAGCCGGTGGATTTCCGAAAATCCATCGATGGCCTGGCCGCCCTGGTCGAGCTGGATATCAAGGTGGCGGTGTTCGACCCGGTGCTGTTCGTCTTCCTCAACCGCGCGCGCAGCCGGGTGAAGATTTTGTATTGGGAGCGCAACGGCTTTTGCCTGTGGCTCAAGCGATTGGAGGCTGAACGCTTCAAGTCGCATCCGGAACCTGGCGAAGATGCGATCGTGCTGACGGCCCAGGAGTTGAACTGGTTGTTGGACGGTATCGACCTGTGGCGCAACCGGCCGCACCAGGTTTTGACCCCTAGGTTCGTCACCTGA
- the tnpC gene encoding IS66 family transposase, translating to MISVPETLPDDPAALKQLLAEVLSSAQELAKDKDGQIERLREQNALLIQRLFGRKSEQSSDPDSPQLEMFNEAESLAEAAAEAPAAEVEEEVVAPTKRRGKRKPLPAELPRVEVIHELPEHELTCECGCRKQAIGEETSEQLEIIPMQVQVIRHIRKTYACKACESAPVTADKPAQLIEKSLASPSVLAMLLTSKYADGIPLYRFEKMLSRHGIDIPRQTLARWVIQCGELLQPLLNLMRDRLLDSPVIHCDETRVQVLKEPGRDPSSHSWMWVQTGGPPGKPVILFDYTTSRAQEVPLRLLDGYRGYLMTDDYAGYNAVAAQQGVERLACWAHARRKFVEAQKVQPKGKTGRADIALGMINKLYGIERELKDASDEQRYRGRQQHSLPLLDQLKTWLEKTQPQVTAQNALGKAVNYLASNWSRLERYIEAGHLPIDNNAAERAIRPFVIGRKNWLFSDTPKGATASAQLYSLVETAKTNGQEPYAWLRHVLERLPLANSVEAYEALLPWNCQPTTPL from the coding sequence ATGATTTCTGTGCCCGAAACCCTTCCTGATGACCCCGCCGCGCTCAAGCAATTGCTCGCTGAGGTGTTGTCGTCGGCGCAGGAATTGGCCAAGGACAAGGATGGGCAGATCGAGCGCCTGCGCGAACAAAACGCGCTGTTGATCCAGCGCCTGTTCGGCCGTAAATCCGAGCAGAGCAGCGACCCGGATTCACCGCAGCTAGAGATGTTCAACGAAGCGGAAAGCCTGGCCGAAGCGGCGGCTGAAGCTCCGGCCGCTGAGGTCGAGGAAGAAGTCGTTGCGCCGACCAAGCGCCGCGGCAAGCGCAAGCCGTTACCGGCCGAACTACCGCGTGTCGAGGTCATCCACGAACTGCCCGAACACGAACTGACCTGCGAATGCGGTTGCCGCAAGCAGGCCATCGGCGAAGAAACCAGCGAGCAGCTGGAAATCATCCCGATGCAGGTTCAGGTGATCCGCCACATTCGCAAGACCTATGCCTGCAAGGCCTGCGAAAGCGCGCCGGTCACCGCTGACAAGCCGGCCCAACTGATCGAGAAAAGCCTGGCCAGCCCGAGCGTGCTGGCGATGCTGCTGACCAGCAAATACGCCGACGGCATCCCACTGTATCGCTTCGAAAAGATGCTCAGTCGCCATGGCATCGACATCCCCCGGCAGACCCTGGCGCGCTGGGTGATCCAGTGCGGCGAACTGCTACAACCGTTGCTCAACCTGATGCGCGACAGGCTGCTGGACAGTCCGGTGATCCACTGCGATGAAACCCGCGTGCAGGTGCTCAAGGAGCCTGGGCGCGATCCGAGCAGCCACTCCTGGATGTGGGTGCAGACCGGTGGCCCGCCTGGCAAACCGGTGATCCTCTTCGACTACACAACCAGCCGCGCGCAGGAGGTGCCGCTGCGCCTGCTCGACGGTTATCGCGGCTACCTGATGACCGACGATTACGCCGGCTACAACGCCGTGGCCGCACAACAAGGTGTTGAACGCCTGGCCTGCTGGGCGCATGCGCGGCGCAAGTTCGTCGAAGCGCAAAAGGTGCAACCGAAGGGCAAAACCGGGCGTGCCGACATCGCGTTGGGGATGATCAACAAGCTCTACGGCATCGAGCGCGAACTTAAGGATGCCAGCGATGAACAGCGCTACCGGGGCCGCCAGCAGCACAGCCTACCGCTCCTCGATCAGCTCAAGACCTGGCTGGAGAAAACCCAGCCGCAGGTCACGGCGCAGAATGCCCTGGGCAAAGCAGTGAACTACCTGGCGAGCAACTGGAGCCGACTCGAACGCTACATCGAGGCTGGCCACCTGCCGATCGATAACAACGCTGCCGAGCGCGCGATCCGGCCCTTCGTCATAGGTCGCAAGAACTGGCTGTTCAGCGACACGCCGAAAGGCGCGACCGCCAGCGCCCAACTCTACAGCCTGGTGGAAACCGCCAAGACCAATGGCCAGGAGCCCTACGCCTGGTTGCGCCATGTCCTCGAACGCCTGCCGCTGGCCAACAGCGTTGAAGCCTACGAAGCGCTGCTGCCTTGGAACTGCCAACCAACGACGCCACTGTAA
- the pnp gene encoding polyribonucleotide nucleotidyltransferase, which yields MNPVIKKFQFGQSTVTLETGRIARQASGAVLVTVDDDVAVLVAVTGAKTADPSKGFFPLSVHYQEKTYAAGKIPGGFFKREARPSEKETLTSRLIDRPIRPLFPEGFQNEVQVICTVISTSKKTDPDIAAMIGTSAALGISGIPFNGPIGAARVAFHPETGYLLNPTYEQLKASSLDMVVAGTKDAVLMVESEAKELTEDQMLGAVLFAHDEFQVVINAVAELAAEAAKPTWDWQPKAENTALLSAIRSEFGEAISQAYTITVKHERYARLGELRNEIVAKFSGEEGQPSAGEVKDAFGEIEYRTVRENIVNGKPRIDGRDTRTVRGLNIEVGVLDKTHGSALFTRGETQALVVATLGTARDAQLLDTLEGEKKDPFMLHYNFPPYSVGECGRMGATGRREIGHGRLARRSVQAMLPAADVFPYTIRVVSEITESNGSSSMASVCGASLALMDAGVPMKAPVAGIAMGLVKEGEKFAVLTDILGDEDHLGDMDFKVAGTANGVTALQMDIKIQGITEEIMEIALNQALEARLNILGQMNQVIAQSRTELSANAPTMIAMKIDQDKIRDVIGKGGATIRAICEETKASIDIEDDGSIKIFGETKEAAEAARQRVLGITAEAEIGKIYVGKVERIVDFGAFVNILPGKDGLVHISMLSDARVEKVTDILKEGQEVEVLVLDVDNRGRIKLSIKDVAAAKASGV from the coding sequence GTGAACCCGGTAATCAAGAAGTTCCAGTTCGGTCAATCGACCGTTACCCTCGAGACAGGCCGTATCGCCCGTCAAGCCTCCGGCGCAGTGCTGGTCACCGTTGACGACGATGTCGCTGTACTGGTCGCCGTAACCGGCGCCAAGACTGCCGACCCAAGCAAAGGCTTTTTCCCGCTGTCCGTGCATTACCAGGAAAAAACCTACGCAGCCGGCAAGATCCCTGGCGGTTTCTTCAAGCGCGAAGCCCGTCCATCCGAGAAAGAAACCCTGACCTCGCGTCTGATCGACCGTCCGATCCGTCCGCTGTTCCCGGAAGGTTTCCAGAACGAAGTGCAGGTTATCTGCACCGTGATCTCCACCAGCAAGAAGACCGATCCGGACATCGCTGCGATGATCGGTACCTCGGCTGCGCTGGGCATCTCCGGTATCCCGTTCAACGGCCCGATCGGTGCCGCGCGCGTGGCCTTCCATCCGGAAACCGGCTACCTGCTGAACCCGACCTACGAACAACTCAAGGCCTCGAGCCTGGACATGGTCGTTGCCGGCACCAAAGATGCCGTGCTGATGGTTGAATCGGAAGCCAAAGAGCTGACCGAAGACCAGATGCTGGGCGCCGTGCTGTTCGCTCACGATGAATTCCAGGTGGTGATCAACGCTGTTGCCGAACTGGCTGCTGAAGCCGCCAAGCCGACTTGGGACTGGCAGCCAAAAGCTGAGAACACTGCACTGCTGAGCGCTATCCGTAGCGAGTTTGGCGAGGCGATCTCCCAGGCCTACACCATCACCGTCAAGCACGAGCGTTATGCCCGTCTGGGTGAGCTGCGCAATGAAATCGTTGCCAAGTTCTCCGGTGAAGAAGGCCAGCCTTCTGCTGGTGAAGTCAAAGACGCCTTCGGTGAAATCGAATACCGCACCGTGCGCGAGAACATCGTTAATGGCAAACCGCGTATCGATGGCCGTGACACCCGCACCGTACGTGGCCTGAACATCGAAGTGGGTGTTCTGGACAAGACCCACGGTTCGGCGCTGTTCACCCGTGGCGAAACTCAGGCCCTGGTGGTTGCTACCCTCGGCACCGCGCGCGACGCACAGCTGCTCGATACCCTGGAAGGCGAGAAGAAAGACCCCTTCATGCTGCACTACAACTTCCCGCCGTACTCGGTGGGCGAGTGTGGTCGTATGGGCGCTACCGGCCGCCGCGAAATCGGTCACGGTCGTCTTGCGCGTCGTTCGGTGCAGGCCATGTTGCCTGCTGCTGACGTGTTCCCGTACACCATCCGTGTGGTATCGGAAATCACTGAGTCAAACGGTTCGTCTTCGATGGCCTCCGTTTGCGGCGCTTCCCTGGCCCTGATGGACGCCGGTGTGCCGATGAAGGCTCCGGTTGCTGGTATCGCTATGGGGCTGGTCAAGGAAGGCGAGAAATTTGCCGTTCTGACCGATATCCTCGGCGATGAAGATCACCTGGGCGACATGGACTTCAAAGTAGCCGGTACCGCCAATGGTGTTACTGCGCTGCAGATGGACATCAAGATCCAGGGCATCACCGAAGAAATCATGGAAATCGCCCTGAATCAGGCACTGGAAGCACGCCTGAATATTCTCGGTCAGATGAACCAGGTGATCGCGCAGTCGCGTACCGAGCTGTCGGCTAACGCGCCGACCATGATCGCCATGAAGATCGACCAGGACAAGATTCGCGACGTGATCGGCAAAGGTGGCGCGACCATCCGCGCCATCTGCGAAGAAACCAAGGCTTCGATCGACATCGAAGATGACGGTTCGATCAAGATCTTCGGCGAAACCAAGGAAGCGGCCGAGGCTGCGCGTCAGCGCGTGCTGGGCATTACCGCGGAAGCCGAGATCGGCAAGATCTACGTCGGCAAGGTCGAGCGCATCGTTGACTTCGGCGCTTTCGTCAACATCCTGCCGGGCAAGGACGGCCTGGTGCACATCTCCATGCTGAGCGACGCTCGCGTTGAGAAAGTCACCGACATTCTCAAAGAAGGTCAGGAAGTCGAAGTGCTGGTACTGGACGTGGACAACCGCGGCCGTATCAAGCTGTCGATCAAGGATGTAGCTGCTGCCAAGGCTTCGGGCGTTTAA
- the rpsO gene encoding 30S ribosomal protein S15 — protein sequence MALSVEEKAQIVNDYKQAEGDTGSPEVQVALLSANINKLQGHFKANGKDHHSRRGLIRMVNQRRKLLDYLKGKDTSRYSALIGRLGLRR from the coding sequence ATGGCACTCAGCGTTGAAGAAAAAGCCCAGATCGTTAACGACTACAAGCAAGCTGAAGGCGACACCGGTAGCCCGGAAGTGCAAGTTGCACTGCTGTCCGCCAACATCAACAAGCTGCAAGGCCACTTCAAGGCCAACGGTAAAGATCACCACAGTCGTCGTGGTCTGATCCGTATGGTTAACCAGCGTCGTAAGCTGCTGGACTACCTGAAGGGTAAGGACACCAGTCGTTACAGCGCCCTGATCGGTCGCCTGGGTCTGCGTCGCTAA